Within the Paenibacillus sp. AN1007 genome, the region GCCGGCAGGCAGCGGTTGTCCATTTTCACCGATGATCTCGATGAGTCCCGGAGTAATGGACTGTCCCATGGAACCAATGCGTACAGGTGCATCCTTCAAACTGCCGATCAGCAGTGTGCTTTCCGTCTGACCGTATCCATCCCGGATGGTCAGATCGAAATGGCGCTGGAAGATCTCGATGACTTCCTGATTCAGCGGTTCGCCGGCAGATACTGCGCTGCGCAGACGGGATAAATCATAGCGGCCAAGATCATCCGTTTTGGCCATCAGGCGGTATTCGGTTGGCGTGCAGCAGAGCACGTTAATGTGATGCTCCTGCATCAACTCCAGATAACGTCTAGGCTGGAATGAGCCGTTGTATACGAGGCCTGTTGCGCCTCTTCCGAGTACGGACAGGAACGGACTCCAGATCCATTTTTGCCACCCAGGCGCTGCGGTTGCCCAAACCGTATCCGAAGGCTGAATATCCAGCCATAACGACGATGCAATGCGCAGATGAGCATAGCCCCAGCCGTGGCTGTGTACGACTCCTTTGGGATTTCCCGTTGTTCCGGAGGTATAAGCCAAAATCGCCATATCATCGCGATGCGTCTGTACGGCGGCCATTTCTTCCGGCTGATTCTGCATCAATTGATGTACGTTAACCCAGCCTTCACCCGGCACGGTATGGTCACCGTCAGGTGATGCCACGATACGATAAGCAAGCGCTGGTAAGTCGGCATTCATTTTTTCCACTTCGGATGTTGTCTCGGACCATACGATTACAGCCTTTGCTGAGGAATGCCGCAGACGATACTCCAAATCTTTTGCACGCAGCATCTCCGAAGATGGGATCACCGAGATGCCAAGTTTCAGACAAGCAATGTATATGACATAGGCAATAATTCGGCGTGGTACCATGACCAGCACCCGATCACCTTTCACCAGTCCAAGCTCACGCAGGCCTCCGGCCAGACGGTTGGCCTGCTTCAATAAATCACCATACGTAATCTCTTCCACTTCCTGTTGATCGCTGAGCCATCTAAGTGCAATCCGATCTGACGGGTGATTCTCCATCTCGGATGTCAAGTTATAGGTTTCAGGCGCAATCCACTGTTCAAAATTCACATGGAGCCTCTCCTTTATCATTCAAATATATACAAATTGAACCAAAGATGGTTTACACGGACACTTCGCTTTTTTTAGAAAGCTTTCAGGCGAACGCTTTGCTTTTTCAGCTTTTTTCTGTCCTCGTCGTTTCTTTGTCTAAAAATAGTTCAACTTATACAGCGTCATTATATTATACATCAAATCCTAGGACCAGGTACTATGAACAGCGCACTTTTTTGTAAAGAATATAAGAGAACGCTTTATTCACACACCGCTTCTCCGTTTTGGTCATTCACGTCTTTTTAGAAGTATCCTCCAAAATCGAACACCAAAACCCTCCGCTCATTCAGAAATTGGTTCTCTCACAGGCATGTGTACCGCAGGCGTTAATTCATCGCTCTCTATCACAATCGCCGTCAAGCCAGCTGCCGTTTTGGTTTCATGCCATTCTTCTTTTGCCCAGAAAACAGCCTCTCCCGCTTTCACACGAACCTCATTTCCGTTCCCGCTTCTGACTTGACCCTCCCCTGACATAATGATCATGAGCTGCGGTGAAACTGCCTGATGATACCCGACAACACCATTAGCCGGTAAATGCATGCAGCCTATATGTGCATCTTTGCTGGTTTGAATGAGGCGGGACATCACAAAGTTGGAGTCAAATTTCGTAATCTGCATGCCAACCTCTTGATCAAATCGATAAAATTCCATAAGACATTCCCCTTTCTTTTCCTGCTGCTCCCATAACGAATTATTCCAGTATAAACGTTAGACTGACGCTTATGCCAGTTTCCTCCCCCCGCACCATACAAAAAGCACCTCTTCTCCATAGAGAAAAGGTACTCGTTATACTTGTTATGACATTCACCAAGGATAATTTCCAATTCCATCCAAGATGGAATCGATCTCACTCAGCTCTGCCGCTGTGAGTTCAGGAGCTTTAAGCGCAGCAGCATTCTCTTCGATCTGGGATACCCTGCTGGCTCCGATTAATGCAGACGTAACCCGGTTACCGCGTAATACCCAGTTGAGTGCAAGCTGGGAAAGGGTCTGGTTTCTCCGCTCCGCTATCGCTTGCAGCGCTTCAAATTTAGCAATGCGTTCATCGGTATAAGACTCTTTTTTCAGCGTTCCGGTTGGATTGCTGCGTTCCGCTTTAATTTTGTCCACATATTTATTGGTTAATTGACCGCGACCGAGTGGGCAAAAGGCGATGGAGCCTACACCCTGCTCATCCAGTACATCCTGCAGCCCATCCTCAATCCAGCGGTTTAACATCGAGTAGTTTGGCTGATGAACCAGACAAGGTGTTCCGAGTCGACGCAAAATAGTCACTGCTTCCTGGGTCTGTTGTGCATTATAGTTGGACAAGCCCACATAGAGCGCTTTTCCTTGACGTACGATGTGATCAAGCGCCATCATCGTCTCTTCCAGCGGTGTATCGGGGTCTGGGCGGTGATGATAGAAAATGTCCACATAGTCCAGTCCCATTCGGCGCAGGCTTTGATCAAGACTGGCGATCAGGTTTTTGCGGGAACCCCACTCCCCGTATGGACCGTTCCACATATGATATCCCGCCTTGGAGGAGATCAGCAGCTCATCCCGGTAGGGACGCAGATGTTTGTGATAGATCACACCAAAGTTCTCTTCTGCCGATCCCGGGGGTGGTCCGTAATTATTGGCAAGATCAAAATGGGTGATTCCAAGATCGAACGCACGTAAAATCATCTCTTCCTGTACATCCTGCGTCCGGTTGCCGCCAAAATTCTGCCATAACCCGAGTGCAATCTGCGGCAGTTTAATGCCGGATTTACCGGAACGTACATAGTTCATGTCATCATATCGTTGTTCATTCGCAATATAAGGCATTCTTATTCACTCTTTTCTGTAAGGTTGGTCAAGCCATAACTCCCTTTCATCTTAGTCATTATCCTGTAAGAACGGTATGGTTTATCACTATAATGATATGGAACAATGATTGTTATGATCTCATTCACATTTGAAATAAAGTACCATTTCAAACCTTAGATATGTTAAAATGCAAGAATTGACCAACTCACACAGAGGTGAACGCCGTGATTACGTATATGTTCAAAAACAATCATTCTCAGGAGCTGCAGCTCCTTCATTATGGCACAGAGGCCTGTACACCTGGACACCATTTTGGCCCGGCGATGAGAGACTACTATAAAATTCATTATGTGCTGCAGGGCAAGGGTACTTTTGAAGTTTCGGGCAGGACGTATCATCTGCACAAAGGTCAAGGCTTCCTCATCGTTCCTCACTCCGTTGTACATTACAAAGCAGATCTGCATGATCCCTGGGAATACAGCTGGGTTGCATTTCAGGGTACCCACAGTGCTTCCTTTTTACAGCAGGCCGGTATGTCTGAGCTGCATCCTGTCTTTGATCTCGGTGATGAAGACGATGAGATGCGCTCATGTCTGCACCGGATTGTTCATTCCCGAACTGCACACAAAGGCTGGGAGATCAGTATGACGGGGTGGCTGTATCAATTTTTCGCGATTCTGATTGATCATGCTCATGCCGAGAACCTGCAGCCTGCCGTAGATTATGGTAAAGAAACGTATGTTACGCAGGTCATTGATTTTATCGAAATGAATTATGCTAACGCCGTTACCGTTCAGTCCATTGCTTCCCATGTCGGGCTGCAGACGCAGCTATCTGTGCTCACTCTTCAAAGAGCAGATCGGAAGCAGCATCCAATCTTATCTCGTCCATTACCGTATGCGCAGGGCAGCCGAACTGACGATGGATCTTAACCTGAGCATCGGCGATATCGCGCGTTCCGTCGGTTATTCAGACCAGCTTCTTTTCTCCAAAATGTTCAAAAAAGTAATGGGTGAGGCTCCAACCTATTATCGTAAAAACAAAACAGCACCTTCTCCGTAAACGCTATACAGGAAGATGCTGTCTATCATGATATGAAATTGGATAGAATCTCGGTAAAAATTACACGTTTTCAGGCATGGCAATGCCTACAACCTGCACTTTAACTTCTTTTACGATTACGCCTGCCATCTGCTCCACCGCCTGCTGTACATTATGCTGCAGTTCCTGGCAGACCTCGTGCATTTTGCGTCCGTACTGCACATTAATGCGCAGCTGAATCGACGCTTCATCATTTTGAATATGAACGTCGATTCCTTTTTGCAGACTTTTGCCGCTAATGCTCTTGGCAAGCCCTTCCGTCAATCCGACCGACATGGACGACACACCTGGAGTCGTTTGTGCTGCCATACCTACAAGTTTAGACACGACGTCATTGGAAATATGGATTGTCCCTAACTGAACCGCTGGAGGTGCAATATATTCTGCTTCCGGTACTTTTTTCTCAATCATTTCAGACATAAGTTCCTCTCCTTATGATCTTTTTTTGGGGATGTTCTAAGTATGGATGTTATCCCTTCTATTCTACCACGGTTTACGCACAGTTACATTTCTGCACTCTAAGTGCGTTAGCGAAGGGTGTTAGGCGTTCTGCCACTTCTCTTTGAAGAACATCTGATAGATTCGAACCAGCAATATTTTTACAATCATATACACTGGAATAATAACGAGAATACCGATAATTCCGCCCAGATCCCCGGCACCGAGGACAAGTATAATGGTCGTCAGCGGGTGGATATCCAGCTTTTTTCCGAATACGTACGGCGCAACGAGATTATCTTGAATCTGCTGGGATACGAGAATGATAACCAGTGACCAGATGGCAACCGATGGTGATACGACCAGCCCCATAATCACGATAGGAATGGAAGACACAATGGCTCCGATGAAAGGTACAAAGTTCATGATCACCGCCACCACGGTCAACAGCAGCGCATACGGAAGGCCAATGAGCAGAAAACCAATATACATCAGCACTCCAAGAGCAAGATTGACTAATACTCTACCTACAATAAATCCACTTAAAGCCTGATCGATCTCAAGCACCACTTCACGGCTGTCCTTCTGGAAACGTTTAGGGGCAATGTTCACCAGTTTACGTCCAAACAGCTTGTCCTGTTTCAGCATATAAAAGAGAATGATCGGAAATGTAAACAGGATGATTGCAAAACCGGAAATGAGCGAGATCAGTCCGCTCACATAATTGGTTACAAACGTAAAACCTTTATTGATGTACTCTGTAACCTGTGATAATGGTGTCGTATCGTTCGGGAACAGCGCCTGAATCGCTCCGTTCTGCTCCAGTTCTCTTAGCTGCAGACTGAGTGAGTTCAGCAGATTGGGGGCATTCTCTACCAGATTAACCAGCTGCTCACGCAGCGATGGCCACAACCCTACAATAAACAGGACGCCCAGTGCAAGAGCCACGACGTAAATCAGCAAAATGCTCAGTGTGCGATTCAAATATTTTAACTGCTCCATCGTTTTCACGAGCGGCCGCAGCAGGTAATAAAAGAATACGGACAGCATCATCGGCACGGTAATCACCGTAACCATTGTGACAAGCGGCTGAAAGATAAAGCTCACACGTGATAATAAATAGATATTAACCAAAATTAGGGCCAGTGCAATACTAAACCGGACAAACGAGCTGCCTTTAAACAATAATTTCCCCTCCACATCGCCATTCTTTATTCTGCTTCTATCTTGTGTCTATTTATTATTACTATATAACAACTCCCTTCATTCCTACTATTCCTTCTATCTTATGTGCTGCTTATATCTTCCTTATTTCGATCTTACCTAAAAAAGAAAAAGCCCTGACCTCCCGGCCAAGGCTGATAAAAGCGGTGAAGTATATTATGTGCACTGCTCATTTACACCAGCTTTGAATACATATGACGCAGATAACGCCAACGTACCAGTGCAAAGAATACAATCTGCATCGAGACAAACACCATGAAGATACGAAGGCTGTGCTCCAGAACGGAGAACTGAACCAACTGATAGAGCGCCGTAAATGCCACCGTGCTGTGAATTAATGCTACCAGAAGCGGCAGGAAAAACATAAGCAGCAGCTGTCTTGTTACGATTTTGCGAAGTTCCGGGCGGCTGAGTCCCATTTTCCCAATCATGCGATACTGTGCCTCATCTCGCTCCAAATCTGCATACAGCCTGAAATAGGTGAAACTCGCCGCGAAGGTGAAGAATACGATACCGATCAATCCACTTACGATGAGAATAATGCCATTGGTTTGTTTATTATTCAGCCAGTCCACGACAAGAGAATTGAACTGAACATATCCCTTCTCCGGGCGGTCTTTCTCAATCGTCTCCAGCAATTCCGGAGCAAAACTGCGCGTCGACATCCAGTCTTTTACCACAAAAAACGTCGTCTGATCGGAGTAAAAATCAATATCCATCTTAATCTCTGCAATGTATGCTTCTCGAATCTTGGAATACAGGTCATCAGAAACAACGTAGACGCCCGCCTCACCATCCATCGGAAACACGATATCGGCTGCCGGTGGCAGCATCTGCACTTGTATATGCTGCTGTTCACCAACATACAAGTCAGCGGAGTATGGGTAACTGTCCTCTTTCGTATCTAACAGTTTATTGCGTGCTGTAATATTGGGTGCTGTATTAAACGCCAGATCATTGCGATCCAGTACCCGTTCTTCATAACCAAGTGCTTTGGCGAGTCGGTTATATTCACTGAGTTTTACGATATAGTTGTTATTGTTCTCATAGAGTGGCTGATAACTACCTTTCACATATGGAACTTCGCGATTAACCAGGGTCTCTTCAATTTTTCGGATCTGACGATCAATGACCGCTGAATCCGTAAAGCCTGAGTTCGTATAAGTAAAAGCATATGGATTCGTCATGGAAGACAGCCTTGGATCACCTATAGTCAGCATGCTGCCAATGCCTGTAAACGCGGAAGCAGAGATAACACTGACCATAAAAAACATCACGGCATTATCTTTCATGCGATAGGTAAGCTCGGACAGGAAGAGCAGATTGGTTTTACGTAAAAATAACCCTTCATTCTTTTTCAGTGCCCGAATGACATACACGCTAAGCTGCGTAAACAGTAGATACGTACCTGCAATAACACTAAGCACACTGCCAAAAAGCAAAGGGAAAATATACGAACCCCAAGCAAAAATAAATACGCCGGTATATCCTCCACCAATCAACACAATTGAGAGCAGCGCAAGCAAGCTTGATGCTTTAGGTTCAGGCTTTGGTTTTTCCTCCGACTTCACCAGATCAATCAGCGTTCCCTTACGGATCAACAATGACGATGATAGAGCAATGACCACAAAGAGCAGCAGAAACGCTCCAGCTGTTAAGAGGATTCCTTTGAGAGGAAAATAAAATTTCAGACTATTCTCCACCGCAAGCATGGAACCGCAAATGAGCAAAACTAATTTACCAAATATGAGTCCAAGTCCGATACCTGCCACGATGGAGGCTAAGCCAATACACATATTTTCCATAAACAAAAGCCGGTTCATCTGTTTCCGAGTCATGCCGAGGATCAGGAAGATACCAAATTCCTTCTTCCGAGTCTTCAGAAATGAACCGACCGAATACAGCAGAAACAGGAAAGAGAATATGAAAATAATGATTTCGGCAATCATCAGTCCCTGGTTGGCAAGCACCGTCACCGTCTGTGACGAACCTTTCAAACCATCTTTTAAGTCTGGATGAAACAGCAGCAGGGCATAGATAAAAAAGATCATGACCGAGAATGTGCTGCTTAGAAAATGAGCCAGATAAATCCGTTTGTTTCGAACAACGTTATTAATGGCGAACTGGCGAAAATTCATGTCCGGAGCCTCCCATCAGGGATAATACATTAATAATTTTCTGATAGAAGGCCGCCCGATTATCACCGTAATGAATTTCGTTATATAACTGACCATCCTTAATGAAGACCACTCGGCTGCAGAAACTGGCTGCCACAGCATCATGGGTTACGAGCAGCATCGTCGCTTGATCCTCTCGATTGCGCTTTTCGAGAATCTCCATCACATCCTTGGCTGCCTTGGAATCCAGATTGCCTGTCGGCTCATCCGCTAGAATCAGCTTGGGAGAATGGATCAAAGCCCGGGCAATCGCTGTTCGCTGCGCCTGACCTCCCGAAATTTCATACGTGCGTTTGTTCAGAATACTTTCAATGCCCAGCTTGCCTGCCAGATCTGCTGCTCGTTCGTTCATCTCTTGAACTGAAACGCCATCCAGAGTCAAAGGCAGCACAATATTTTCCTTTACCGTCAATGTATTGAGCAGGTTGAACGATTGAAAGACAAAGCCCAGCTCTCTGCGACGGAACAAAGCCAGCTGATCCGAATCCAGCTCAAACGGGTTCTGACCTGCGATTTGCAGTTCCCCTGAAGTGGGATGATCAATCGTTGAAATCATGTTCAGCAGCGTTGTTTTGCCGCTGCCGGATGGCCCCATGATACCGACAAATTCTCCTTTTTGAATACTGAGGTCAATGCCTGATAAGGCTTCATAGGATACAATCCCTTTATAAATTTTGCTGATCTGTTTGACGGAACATATCTCCATACGTACAACTCCTTTAACGATTAACGTCTCATTTTAACTACTTCGTATTTATCTTCTAGCTAACCTTCTGACTTCAGTCTACCTGAAACCCCACTCATTCTCCTATGGGTTAACCTTTCACCAACGTGACAATATTGTAAGGTTCCGCACCTCTCAGAAATCACGAGAAAAAGACGCCTTCCTCGCATCTAGGCAAAAGGCGTCGTGATCATTCACATGCAGCTCATATTCAACTCATTTATAATTCTTCAGGATGACATTCATGATTTCTTCCGTTCATGTCGGAAATGTGATTCGCACGGTTGTTCCTTCCCCATACACCGATTCAAGCTCAATCTGATGATTCATACGTGTCAGCACTTCTTTCGCGATGTACAGCCCCATGCCTGTAGATTCCTTAAAATGCCTTCCGTTCTCCCCGGTGAAAAAAGGTCTGAACACCCGATTGAGGTCCGATTTGGGGATGCCAATCCCATGATCCTGAACTTCCAGTACAATGTTGTACTCCGCTCTGTAGGCGCGAAGATGCACTTTCTGTTCACTGCCTGCTGCATATTTAATAGCATTGGATAACACTTGTACCAGCACAAATCGAAGCCATTTTGCATCAGACTGCACCGCCAGCGAAGCATCAATCTGCATCTCGGGATACACATGGTTGCGAATGAAAAATCGTTTCAACTCATGGATCGCTTCTTCACCTACCGCCCGGAGTTCAACCGGCTCAACGCTGAAGTCCTGCTCGAAGGTATCCAGCCTTGCGACATATAGAACCGTTTCCAATCCCCGGCGCATCTGATCTGCTTCCTCACGAATACTGCGAAAACGAGCATCATCGTCCTCCTGCTCTTCCACCGTCAGCTCAATGACCGATAACGGTGTTTTCATCTGGTGTACCCACTGGTTCATAAACGTAAGATATTCCTGCTGCTTCTGTTCCAGACGGCTCAAATGTGCGTGATACTGCCCATACTGGGAATCCAGC harbors:
- a CDS encoding AraC family ligand binding domain-containing protein, yielding MITYMFKNNHSQELQLLHYGTEACTPGHHFGPAMRDYYKIHYVLQGKGTFEVSGRTYHLHKGQGFLIVPHSVVHYKADLHDPWEYSWVAFQGTHSASFLQQAGMSELHPVFDLGDEDDEMRSCLHRIVHSRTAHKGWEISMTGWLYQFFAILIDHAHAENLQPAVDYGKETYVTQVIDFIEMNYANAVTVQSIASHVGLQTQLSVLTLQRADRKQHPILSRPLPYAQGSRTDDGS
- a CDS encoding aldo/keto reductase, which produces MPYIANEQRYDDMNYVRSGKSGIKLPQIALGLWQNFGGNRTQDVQEEMILRAFDLGITHFDLANNYGPPPGSAEENFGVIYHKHLRPYRDELLISSKAGYHMWNGPYGEWGSRKNLIASLDQSLRRMGLDYVDIFYHHRPDPDTPLEETMMALDHIVRQGKALYVGLSNYNAQQTQEAVTILRRLGTPCLVHQPNYSMLNRWIEDGLQDVLDEQGVGSIAFCPLGRGQLTNKYVDKIKAERSNPTGTLKKESYTDERIAKFEALQAIAERRNQTLSQLALNWVLRGNRVTSALIGASRVSQIEENAAALKAPELTAAELSEIDSILDGIGNYPW
- a CDS encoding helix-turn-helix domain-containing protein, yielding MQSYLVHYRMRRAAELTMDLNLSIGDIARSVGYSDQLLFSKMFKKVMGEAPTYYRKNKTAPSP
- a CDS encoding cupin domain-containing protein, translated to MEFYRFDQEVGMQITKFDSNFVMSRLIQTSKDAHIGCMHLPANGVVGYHQAVSPQLMIIMSGEGQVRSGNGNEVRVKAGEAVFWAKEEWHETKTAAGLTAIVIESDELTPAVHMPVREPISE
- a CDS encoding ABC transporter permease → MNFRQFAINNVVRNKRIYLAHFLSSTFSVMIFFIYALLLFHPDLKDGLKGSSQTVTVLANQGLMIAEIIIFIFSFLFLLYSVGSFLKTRKKEFGIFLILGMTRKQMNRLLFMENMCIGLASIVAGIGLGLIFGKLVLLICGSMLAVENSLKFYFPLKGILLTAGAFLLLFVVIALSSSLLIRKGTLIDLVKSEEKPKPEPKASSLLALLSIVLIGGGYTGVFIFAWGSYIFPLLFGSVLSVIAGTYLLFTQLSVYVIRALKKNEGLFLRKTNLLFLSELTYRMKDNAVMFFMVSVISASAFTGIGSMLTIGDPRLSSMTNPYAFTYTNSGFTDSAVIDRQIRKIEETLVNREVPYVKGSYQPLYENNNNYIVKLSEYNRLAKALGYEERVLDRNDLAFNTAPNITARNKLLDTKEDSYPYSADLYVGEQQHIQVQMLPPAADIVFPMDGEAGVYVVSDDLYSKIREAYIAEIKMDIDFYSDQTTFFVVKDWMSTRSFAPELLETIEKDRPEKGYVQFNSLVVDWLNNKQTNGIILIVSGLIGIVFFTFAASFTYFRLYADLERDEAQYRMIGKMGLSRPELRKIVTRQLLLMFFLPLLVALIHSTVAFTALYQLVQFSVLEHSLRIFMVFVSMQIVFFALVRWRYLRHMYSKLV
- a CDS encoding sensor histidine kinase, which translates into the protein MKLFIREHLALTCWVVAMMLTVVAVFWYDGYDHWKTALYAVGLGLFLYAGYLVYRYMSHRAFYSRMTQPVNSLNELVALHETAPLSASLEKLLDSQYGQYHAHLSRLEQKQQEYLTFMNQWVHQMKTPLSVIELTVEEQEDDDARFRSIREEADQMRRGLETVLYVARLDTFEQDFSVEPVELRAVGEEAIHELKRFFIRNHVYPEMQIDASLAVQSDAKWLRFVLVQVLSNAIKYAAGSEQKVHLRAYRAEYNIVLEVQDHGIGIPKSDLNRVFRPFFTGENGRHFKESTGMGLYIAKEVLTRMNHQIELESVYGEGTTVRITFPT
- a CDS encoding ABC transporter ATP-binding protein, with translation MEICSVKQISKIYKGIVSYEALSGIDLSIQKGEFVGIMGPSGSGKTTLLNMISTIDHPTSGELQIAGQNPFELDSDQLALFRRRELGFVFQSFNLLNTLTVKENIVLPLTLDGVSVQEMNERAADLAGKLGIESILNKRTYEISGGQAQRTAIARALIHSPKLILADEPTGNLDSKAAKDVMEILEKRNREDQATMLLVTHDAVAASFCSRVVFIKDGQLYNEIHYGDNRAAFYQKIINVLSLMGGSGHEFSPVRH
- a CDS encoding Asp23/Gls24 family envelope stress response protein; this encodes MSEMIEKKVPEAEYIAPPAVQLGTIHISNDVVSKLVGMAAQTTPGVSSMSVGLTEGLAKSISGKSLQKGIDVHIQNDEASIQLRINVQYGRKMHEVCQELQHNVQQAVEQMAGVIVKEVKVQVVGIAMPENV
- a CDS encoding AMP-binding protein, with the protein product MENHPSDRIALRWLSDQQEVEEITYGDLLKQANRLAGGLRELGLVKGDRVLVMVPRRIIAYVIYIACLKLGISVIPSSEMLRAKDLEYRLRHSSAKAVIVWSETTSEVEKMNADLPALAYRIVASPDGDHTVPGEGWVNVHQLMQNQPEEMAAVQTHRDDMAILAYTSGTTGNPKGVVHSHGWGYAHLRIASSLWLDIQPSDTVWATAAPGWQKWIWSPFLSVLGRGATGLVYNGSFQPRRYLELMQEHHINVLCCTPTEYRLMAKTDDLGRYDLSRLRSAVSAGEPLNQEVIEIFQRHFDLTIRDGYGQTESTLLIGSLKDAPVRIGSMGQSITPGLIEIIGENGQPLPAGEVGDIAVHQDMPALFRAYYEDEGRKEANQRGEYFVTGDRASKDEEGYFWFEGRSDDIIISSGYTIGPFEVEEALMKHASVKECAVVASPDEIRGNVVKAFVVLRDASQASTELAHELQRHVKEWTAPYKYPRKIEFVTDLPKTNSGKIRRIELREQEKRSR
- a CDS encoding AI-2E family transporter gives rise to the protein MFKGSSFVRFSIALALILVNIYLLSRVSFIFQPLVTMVTVITVPMMLSVFFYYLLRPLVKTMEQLKYLNRTLSILLIYVVALALGVLFIVGLWPSLREQLVNLVENAPNLLNSLSLQLRELEQNGAIQALFPNDTTPLSQVTEYINKGFTFVTNYVSGLISLISGFAIILFTFPIILFYMLKQDKLFGRKLVNIAPKRFQKDSREVVLEIDQALSGFIVGRVLVNLALGVLMYIGFLLIGLPYALLLTVVAVIMNFVPFIGAIVSSIPIVIMGLVVSPSVAIWSLVIILVSQQIQDNLVAPYVFGKKLDIHPLTTIILVLGAGDLGGIIGILVIIPVYMIVKILLVRIYQMFFKEKWQNA